Proteins from a single region of Lentimicrobium saccharophilum:
- a CDS encoding FAD:protein FMN transferase produces the protein MTKTGFLSLIAVSVVMASCGRMHNLKEVKLNGMAQGTYYAITYYDEEGRNFQPAIDSFFRAFDMSASVYLKESVISRFNNNDSTAVADDAFTYVFKKAQEVSEMTDGAFDITTMPLTNAWGFGFTDAMKLTQEQVDSILPLVNYRNISLENGRLIKADPAIMIDYNAIAQGYSADLIGKMLETEGIKNYLIDVGGEVLARGAKPGGKLWRVGIEKPAGEGDETRTVDVVVKLKDKALASSGNYRRYFVKDGVKYSHTIDPKTGYPVTHSLLSVSVLADDCISADAFATAFMVMGVEKSRDFLSKHPGLEAHFIFSDAQGTNQHWTSPGLEKLFEDNNAE, from the coding sequence ATGACAAAAACCGGATTTTTGAGCCTGATTGCAGTGTCAGTTGTAATGGCCTCATGCGGAAGAATGCACAATCTCAAGGAAGTTAAACTTAACGGGATGGCACAGGGAACCTATTATGCCATCACCTATTACGATGAGGAAGGAAGGAACTTCCAGCCCGCCATCGACAGTTTTTTCAGGGCATTCGACATGTCAGCCTCGGTTTATCTTAAAGAATCTGTTATTTCAAGGTTCAACAATAATGATTCAACAGCGGTCGCCGACGATGCCTTCACTTATGTATTCAAAAAGGCACAGGAAGTCTCTGAAATGACAGATGGTGCATTCGACATCACCACCATGCCGCTGACCAATGCCTGGGGCTTCGGATTTACCGATGCCATGAAACTCACCCAGGAACAGGTTGACAGTATTCTTCCCCTGGTGAACTACAGAAATATCTCTTTGGAGAACGGCCGGCTTATCAAGGCAGACCCGGCCATTATGATCGATTATAATGCCATCGCGCAGGGCTACTCAGCCGACCTGATCGGAAAAATGCTTGAAACAGAAGGTATAAAAAACTATCTGATCGATGTGGGCGGCGAGGTGCTTGCCAGGGGAGCGAAGCCAGGCGGTAAATTATGGCGGGTCGGCATCGAGAAACCCGCCGGCGAAGGCGATGAAACCCGCACCGTTGACGTGGTGGTAAAACTGAAAGATAAAGCGCTGGCTTCCTCAGGAAACTACCGGAGATATTTCGTGAAAGATGGCGTGAAATACTCTCATACCATCGACCCGAAAACGGGCTATCCCGTTACGCATTCACTGCTGAGTGTTTCGGTACTTGCGGATGACTGCATCTCCGCCGATGCCTTCGCAACGGCATTTATGGTGATGGGTGTTGAAAAGTCTAGGGATTTTCTCAGTAAGCATCCTGGCCTGGAAGCGCATTTCATCTTCAGCGACGCGCAAGGCACCAACCAGCACTGGACCAGCCCGGGACTCGAAAAACTGTTTGAAGATAATAACGCCGAGTAA
- a CDS encoding TrmH family RNA methyltransferase, whose amino-acid sequence MLSKNQLKLINSLRLSKNRQEEGLFVAEGVKLVDELLSSDFAVEKIFATAGWISGSHIPKHRYLVDIVEISQQELEKISALNTPNQVLAIARIPETPAAGDLSGDWVLALDQIRDPGNLGTIIRTADWFGIDRIVAASGSVDIWNPKVVQASMGSVFRMPFHYVDLQKFLNTHASQVPVYGTLLEGEDVTTVRFKTGGIVVIGNESHGISEEIIPLITGRITIPGALKGPKGRAESLNASIAAALICYEIRRQHPLG is encoded by the coding sequence ATGCTGAGTAAAAACCAATTAAAGCTGATCAATTCCCTGCGCCTGTCGAAAAACCGGCAGGAGGAGGGGCTTTTTGTCGCCGAAGGGGTTAAGCTGGTGGATGAATTGTTATCCAGCGATTTTGCGGTTGAAAAGATTTTTGCCACTGCCGGCTGGATAAGCGGAAGTCATATCCCAAAACATCGTTACCTTGTTGATATTGTTGAAATAAGCCAGCAGGAACTCGAAAAAATAAGTGCACTGAATACCCCGAATCAGGTGCTTGCCATTGCCCGGATTCCGGAAACCCCTGCTGCGGGTGATCTTTCTGGTGATTGGGTGCTGGCGCTTGACCAGATCAGGGATCCCGGTAACCTGGGGACAATCATCCGTACAGCCGATTGGTTCGGGATTGACCGCATTGTTGCCGCATCGGGCAGCGTCGATATCTGGAATCCAAAGGTTGTTCAGGCAAGTATGGGTTCCGTTTTCCGGATGCCATTCCATTATGTTGATCTTCAGAAATTTTTGAATACCCATGCTTCGCAAGTGCCGGTTTACGGTACCTTGCTCGAAGGGGAAGATGTAACTACTGTCCGGTTCAAAACAGGTGGAATAGTAGTAATAGGTAACGAATCGCACGGAATTTCGGAAGAGATCATCCCCCTGATCACCGGAAGGATTACCATTCCGGGGGCATTAAAAGGACCCAAAGGCCGCGCTGAATCGCTGAACGCCTCCATTGCTGCCGCGCTGATCTGTTATGAGATCAGGCGTCAACATCCTTTGGGATAG
- the rplI gene encoding 50S ribosomal protein L9 has translation MEVILKKDIPNLGYATDIIKVRDGYARNYLIPQGFAIMASEANKKMNAETLKQKAFKEDKIRNEAEAMVKLLENVKVKIGAKVASTGKIFGSVNALQIAEALKEQFNYDIDRKKIHLDGDSVKEVGEYKAKVMLHKGVSVMVNFEVFAE, from the coding sequence ATGGAAGTTATTCTCAAGAAAGACATCCCCAATCTGGGCTATGCAACTGATATCATAAAGGTTCGCGATGGCTACGCACGCAATTATCTCATTCCTCAGGGCTTTGCTATTATGGCCAGCGAGGCCAACAAAAAAATGAATGCTGAAACCCTGAAGCAGAAAGCATTTAAGGAAGATAAAATCCGCAACGAAGCCGAAGCAATGGTTAAACTGCTCGAGAACGTGAAAGTTAAAATCGGCGCCAAGGTTGCATCAACCGGTAAGATTTTCGGTTCTGTCAATGCACTGCAGATTGCGGAAGCGCTGAAAGAGCAGTTCAATTACGATATCGACCGTAAAAAGATCCATCTTGATGGCGATTCTGTTAAGGAAGTAGGTGAATACAAGGCCAAAGTTATGCTGCACAAAGGCGTGAGCGTAATGGTGAACTTTGAAGTATTCGCCGAATAG
- the rpsR gene encoding 30S ribosomal protein S18, producing MANQPNSEIKYLTPIAVDVKKKKYCRFKKSGIKYIDYKDADFLMKFVNEQGKILPRRITGTSTKYQRKVAQAVKRARHIALMPYVADLLK from the coding sequence ATGGCAAATCAACCCAATTCTGAAATAAAATATCTTACACCGATCGCGGTCGATGTTAAGAAAAAGAAATACTGCCGCTTCAAAAAGAGCGGGATCAAGTATATCGATTACAAGGATGCTGACTTCCTTATGAAATTCGTGAATGAGCAGGGTAAGATCCTTCCCCGCCGCATCACCGGTACATCAACCAAATACCAGCGCAAGGTCGCGCAGGCGGTTAAAAGGGCCCGTCATATTGCCCTGATGCCTTATGTGGCTGATCTTTTAAAATAA
- the rpsF gene encoding 30S ribosomal protein S6: MKNYETVFIMTPVLSDEQMKEAVGKFQKLLKDKGAEIVHEDHWGLRKLAYPIQKKTSGFYHLIEFKSEGSLIGDLEVAFKRDERILRFLTVALDKHAVAYNEKKRLNKAAAVAETNPEA, from the coding sequence TTGAAAAACTATGAAACCGTTTTCATTATGACTCCCGTTTTGTCTGATGAACAGATGAAGGAAGCGGTTGGAAAATTTCAGAAATTGCTGAAAGACAAGGGGGCTGAGATAGTCCACGAAGATCACTGGGGCTTGCGCAAGCTGGCTTATCCTATCCAGAAGAAGACTTCGGGATTTTATCATTTAATTGAATTCAAATCCGAGGGTAGCCTTATCGGAGATCTTGAAGTTGCTTTTAAACGTGATGAGCGGATCCTCCGTTTCCTCACCGTAGCGCTCGACAAGCATGCCGTTGCCTACAACGAGAAAAAGCGTTTAAACAAAGCAGCCGCAGTTGCTGAAACAAATCCGGAAGCCTGA
- the wecB gene encoding non-hydrolyzing UDP-N-acetylglucosamine 2-epimerase has product MIKIVTVIGARPQIIKAAALSRAIANGFADRITEIIVHTGQHYDENMSQVFFDELGIPKPDYNLGVGSGQHGVQTARMIQGIEEILSKEKPDMLILYGDTNSTLAGAVAASKMHVPIAHIEAGLRSFNKSMPEEINRIMCDHASTLLFSPTATGFANLLREGFNASARPPFTIDNPKIYHCGDVMYDNSLHFAELAEQKSRILEGLGHETGNYLLSTIHRDNNTDIPERLNAIFEALDGISRRRQLQVVLPLHPRTSGLLSQNLSQELYASVNENHLIRIIPPVSFLDMTRLEKNARLILTDSGGVQKEAYFFEKPCVIARSETEWTEITAAGAGILADADTARLLQALEQFLDHPPVNFPAVFGDGRAAEFICSEIINLQAISA; this is encoded by the coding sequence ATGATAAAAATAGTCACAGTTATCGGTGCGCGCCCGCAGATCATCAAAGCTGCAGCCCTGAGCAGGGCCATCGCCAATGGATTTGCTGACCGTATAACCGAAATTATCGTGCATACCGGTCAGCATTACGATGAAAATATGTCGCAGGTATTTTTTGATGAACTGGGCATCCCAAAACCGGATTATAATCTTGGGGTCGGAAGCGGACAGCATGGCGTTCAGACAGCCCGGATGATACAGGGAATTGAAGAAATCCTGTCAAAGGAAAAGCCAGATATGCTGATCCTATACGGCGATACCAACTCGACACTTGCCGGCGCGGTCGCGGCATCCAAGATGCATGTTCCCATTGCCCATATAGAAGCCGGGCTGCGTTCATTCAATAAATCCATGCCCGAGGAGATCAACCGCATTATGTGCGACCACGCTTCCACGCTGTTGTTCAGCCCGACGGCCACCGGGTTTGCCAACCTGTTGCGCGAAGGGTTTAATGCTTCGGCCCGGCCACCCTTTACCATTGACAACCCGAAAATCTATCATTGCGGGGATGTGATGTACGACAACAGCCTTCACTTTGCGGAACTGGCTGAGCAAAAGTCACGGATACTCGAAGGCCTGGGCCATGAAACGGGGAACTACCTGCTTTCTACCATTCACCGCGACAACAACACCGATATCCCCGAACGGTTGAATGCCATCTTTGAAGCCCTTGACGGCATCAGCCGCCGGCGGCAACTTCAGGTGGTACTGCCTTTGCATCCCCGCACTTCCGGATTACTCAGCCAGAACCTTTCACAAGAATTATATGCTTCGGTAAATGAAAATCATCTGATCAGGATCATTCCGCCGGTTTCATTCCTGGATATGACCCGCCTTGAAAAGAACGCCCGCTTGATCCTGACGGATTCGGGTGGGGTGCAGAAAGAAGCCTATTTCTTTGAAAAGCCCTGTGTGATAGCCCGCTCCGAAACGGAATGGACTGAAATTACAGCTGCAGGTGCCGGTATTTTAGCCGATGCGGATACCGCCCGCTTGCTTCAGGCCCTGGAGCAATTCCTCGATCATCCGCCGGTGAACTTTCCGGCCGTGTTTGGCGATGGAAGGGCGGCTGAGTTTATTTGTAGTGAAATCATTAATCTGCAGGCTATTAGCGCATAG
- the radC gene encoding RadC family protein produces the protein MDDNKVRVPIKYWAEDDKPREKLISKGKEALSDAELLAILLRSGTKTRSAVELGRDLLQQVDNNLIGLSRLSAEELTRHNGIGEAKALSIIAALELGMRRRAAEIPVKKTISSSRDAFEIFYPNLADSLYEEFWVLFLNRANRKISVMSVSEGGQAGTVADPKKIFKMALEQNAAYIILCHNHPSGNLRPSDADIRLTRKMKEAGQLLDLPVLDHLIIGDEKYYSFADEGQM, from the coding sequence ATGGATGATAATAAGGTCAGGGTTCCCATCAAATACTGGGCTGAAGATGATAAACCCCGCGAAAAACTTATCAGTAAAGGAAAAGAAGCGTTGAGCGATGCCGAACTGTTGGCCATCCTTCTGCGATCTGGTACAAAAACCCGCTCTGCCGTCGAGCTCGGGCGCGATCTGCTCCAGCAGGTTGATAACAATCTTATCGGACTTAGCAGGCTGTCAGCGGAAGAACTGACCAGGCACAACGGGATAGGCGAAGCAAAGGCGTTAAGTATCATCGCTGCCCTTGAGCTTGGCATGCGGCGGCGGGCAGCAGAAATTCCGGTGAAAAAGACCATATCTTCCAGCCGGGATGCGTTTGAGATATTCTATCCGAATCTTGCCGACAGCCTTTATGAGGAGTTCTGGGTGCTCTTTCTCAACCGGGCCAACCGTAAAATATCCGTGATGTCGGTAAGCGAAGGCGGGCAGGCAGGGACAGTGGCCGACCCGAAAAAGATATTTAAAATGGCGCTTGAACAGAATGCGGCTTACATTATTTTATGCCACAACCATCCCTCGGGCAACCTCAGGCCCAGCGATGCCGACATCAGGCTAACCCGCAAAATGAAAGAAGCCGGGCAGCTGCTCGATCTTCCCGTGCTTGATCATCTTATTATCGGCGACGAAAAATATTATAGCTTTGCGGATGAAGGACAGATGTAA
- the rpsT gene encoding 30S ribosomal protein S20, which translates to MANHKSSLKRIRANETRRIRNRYYAKTMRNAVRKFRALDNKAEASEKLPGLISMIDKLAKKTIIHKNKAGNLKSKLTRLVNKMA; encoded by the coding sequence ATGGCAAATCACAAATCGTCACTCAAAAGAATCAGGGCTAACGAAACCCGTCGTATCCGTAACAGGTATTATGCAAAGACCATGCGCAATGCCGTTCGTAAGTTCAGGGCGCTCGATAATAAAGCCGAAGCCTCGGAAAAACTCCCGGGACTTATCTCCATGATAGATAAACTTGCCAAGAAAACCATTATCCATAAAAACAAGGCCGGTAACCTTAAGTCGAAACTTACCCGCCTGGTGAATAAAATGGCATAA
- a CDS encoding NAD(P)/FAD-dependent oxidoreductase, with product MRKILEMKLNPAEAGDPARWKHIAASLLGVPQGRIYHIRPLKRSLDARQKIVFRLKAEVFIGEHLPFEEKIVRKSYPGVSTRPPVIIAGAGPAGLYAALTLIEQGYKPVILERGKDVKARKFDISVLNRGEKLNPDSNYCFGEGGAGTYSDGKLYTRSTKRGDVSSVLRILVEHGAPEDILIDAHPHIGTDKLPGIISAIRRTILESGGEFYFNCRVTGLITHKGKIRGVTDQHGREFLSRAVILATGHSARDVYEMLHNQGLTIEAKPFALGIRIEHPQALIDTIQYRIPDRGPHIPAAAYSLVTQVEGRGVFSFCMCPGGIIVPAATGAGEVVVNGMSNSRRNSPFANSGIAVAVEPSDWQAYSPEGPFAALRLQQEIERKAWEAAGGTLKAPAQRMTDFINDVASGSLPDCSYHPGLQSFPLNEILPPFISGRLKQAFRDFDNKMKGFLTEEAILIAVESRTSSPVRIPRDEVTLTHPQLSGLYPCGEGAGYAGGIVSSAMDGQKVAMAVAGSLR from the coding sequence ATGAGAAAAATCCTTGAGATGAAGCTGAATCCGGCCGAAGCAGGAGATCCTGCGCGCTGGAAGCATATTGCCGCTTCATTGCTGGGTGTACCGCAAGGGCGGATTTATCATATCCGGCCCCTCAAGCGCTCGTTGGACGCGCGTCAGAAAATTGTTTTCAGGCTTAAGGCCGAGGTATTTATTGGTGAGCATCTGCCTTTTGAGGAAAAGATCGTCCGGAAGTCCTATCCCGGTGTATCAACCCGCCCCCCCGTAATCATCGCCGGTGCAGGACCAGCCGGGCTTTATGCAGCATTAACGCTGATCGAACAAGGATATAAGCCTGTGATTCTGGAGAGAGGGAAAGATGTTAAAGCCCGGAAATTTGATATCTCGGTACTGAACCGCGGAGAAAAGCTGAATCCGGATTCTAATTATTGTTTCGGAGAGGGTGGGGCAGGTACCTATTCCGACGGTAAGCTCTATACGCGTTCCACCAAGCGGGGAGATGTCTCATCCGTGCTCAGAATATTGGTTGAACACGGTGCGCCGGAGGATATTCTGATCGATGCACACCCGCACATCGGCACGGACAAGCTGCCGGGTATCATTTCCGCCATCAGAAGGACCATTCTTGAGTCGGGTGGAGAGTTTTATTTTAACTGCCGGGTTACAGGGCTGATTACTCATAAAGGAAAGATCCGTGGGGTGACTGACCAGCATGGCAGGGAGTTCCTTTCAAGGGCTGTAATCCTTGCCACGGGGCATTCCGCCCGCGATGTGTATGAAATGCTGCACAACCAGGGCCTCACGATCGAAGCCAAGCCCTTTGCGCTGGGGATCAGGATTGAACACCCTCAGGCGCTGATAGACACCATCCAATACCGGATCCCTGACCGCGGTCCTCATATCCCGGCGGCAGCGTATAGCCTTGTTACCCAGGTTGAGGGCAGGGGCGTTTTCTCTTTCTGTATGTGCCCCGGCGGTATTATTGTGCCTGCGGCAACAGGTGCCGGTGAAGTGGTCGTCAATGGGATGTCCAATTCCAGGCGGAACTCGCCGTTTGCCAATTCGGGAATCGCTGTGGCTGTTGAGCCTTCCGACTGGCAGGCATATAGTCCTGAAGGGCCGTTTGCAGCCCTGAGGTTGCAACAGGAAATTGAACGCAAAGCATGGGAAGCTGCCGGTGGAACGTTGAAAGCGCCTGCCCAGCGTATGACAGACTTTATAAATGATGTAGCTTCAGGAAGCCTGCCCGATTGCTCTTATCATCCCGGGTTGCAAAGCTTCCCGCTGAATGAAATCCTTCCTCCGTTCATCTCCGGCCGGCTGAAACAGGCATTCCGTGACTTCGATAATAAGATGAAAGGTTTCTTAACAGAGGAAGCGATTCTGATTGCCGTGGAATCGCGAACTTCATCTCCGGTTCGCATCCCGCGCGATGAAGTCACACTTACACATCCTCAGTTATCAGGGTTGTATCCCTGCGGCGAAGGGGCCGGGTATGCCGGCGGGATTGTCTCATCGGCCATGGACGGGCAGAAAGTGGCAATGGCGGTGGCCGGAAGTCTGCGCTGA
- the porT gene encoding type IX secretion/gliding motility protein PorT/SprT produces the protein MRRKAITIIFAIVLIALMSPGVHAQRLKVRNLPAYDLAPYHFGFILGMNQMLFSIRTTPGFQNVTYSSLQTPDLYSDSARLLGLEHKPAFGFTIGIVSNLRLAESFDLRFVPSLSFGERDLEYSIITNFEGERDQILVNKKMQSTFVEFPLHIKYKGSRLNNVRPYWLAGAKYAIDLASDSKKKEENNNIYVALNRSDLYGELGAGFDFYTTFFKFGIELKMSYGLSDILKREGNIYTGAVDRLNSKLFLLSFTFE, from the coding sequence GTGCGTAGAAAAGCCATTACCATAATCTTTGCCATTGTATTGATTGCCCTGATGAGTCCGGGGGTACACGCCCAGCGGCTGAAGGTGCGCAATCTGCCCGCTTATGACCTGGCCCCTTATCATTTTGGGTTTATTCTGGGCATGAACCAGATGTTGTTTTCCATCAGAACAACACCCGGATTCCAGAATGTTACCTATTCATCACTCCAGACACCCGATCTGTATTCAGATTCTGCCAGGTTACTGGGGCTTGAACATAAGCCTGCCTTCGGGTTTACCATCGGCATCGTTTCGAACCTGAGACTGGCGGAGTCTTTCGATCTGCGTTTTGTCCCTTCACTTTCCTTTGGCGAACGCGACCTTGAATATTCAATCATCACCAATTTCGAAGGAGAAAGAGATCAGATACTGGTCAATAAAAAAATGCAATCAACCTTTGTTGAATTTCCTCTTCACATCAAATATAAAGGCAGCCGCTTGAATAATGTCCGGCCTTACTGGCTGGCCGGCGCCAAATATGCCATTGACCTTGCCAGTGACTCAAAGAAAAAGGAAGAGAATAATAACATTTATGTAGCCTTGAACCGAAGCGATCTTTACGGCGAATTGGGCGCCGGATTCGATTTTTACACCACTTTTTTTAAGTTCGGCATCGAACTGAAGATGTCGTACGGTTTGAGCGACATTCTGAAGCGCGAAGGAAATATCTACACTGGTGCAGTTGACCGTCTGAACTCCAAACTGTTCCTGCTTTCATTCACTTTTGAGTAA
- a CDS encoding bifunctional heptose 7-phosphate kinase/heptose 1-phosphate adenyltransferase, which translates to MKTDRLTIEKLFRDFEGKHVLILGDVMIDAYLRGKVERISPEAPVPVVQLNKRENLLGGAANVALNIRALGAVPVLCSVIGEDQRGQEFMQLLKDDGISGEGILQSDSRITTTKFRIIGNKVQMLRVDEEMDTDLNDREVERLFDKIRELMQRLPVSVVIFQDYDKGVLTRRLIEDVIKLANSKGVPVVVDPKKKHFDAYRGVDLFKPNLKELREGLKIDIDSGDIESIRSAVSHLQESQSIRSVMVTLSEAGVYMNEKADGKTNEVLVPAHLRNIADVSGAGDTVISVASLCRALGASSWLTAALSNLAGGLVCEFVGVVPVNRQRLMTEALELLADSGKKTG; encoded by the coding sequence ATGAAAACCGACCGACTAACCATAGAAAAGCTTTTCAGGGATTTTGAAGGAAAGCATGTACTGATCCTGGGAGATGTAATGATCGATGCTTATCTCCGGGGAAAGGTGGAGCGGATTTCGCCCGAAGCTCCGGTCCCCGTGGTACAGCTTAACAAGCGCGAGAACCTGCTGGGCGGCGCGGCCAATGTGGCATTGAACATCAGGGCCCTGGGCGCGGTACCGGTGCTTTGCTCGGTTATCGGGGAAGATCAGCGTGGACAGGAGTTTATGCAGTTGCTGAAGGATGACGGAATTTCGGGAGAAGGCATTCTGCAGAGCGATTCAAGAATCACTACCACAAAATTCAGAATTATTGGCAATAAAGTGCAGATGCTCAGGGTGGACGAAGAAATGGACACGGATCTGAATGATCGGGAAGTTGAAAGACTGTTTGATAAAATCAGGGAACTGATGCAGCGATTGCCCGTTTCTGTAGTGATATTTCAGGATTATGACAAAGGAGTGCTGACAAGAAGACTGATAGAAGATGTCATTAAACTGGCAAATTCAAAGGGAGTTCCGGTAGTGGTTGATCCCAAGAAAAAACATTTTGACGCTTACCGGGGGGTTGATCTGTTCAAACCAAATCTCAAGGAACTGCGTGAAGGACTTAAAATTGACATTGATTCCGGAGATATTGAATCCATTCGTTCTGCAGTTTCCCATTTGCAGGAGAGCCAGTCCATCCGTTCGGTAATGGTTACTTTATCGGAGGCCGGGGTATATATGAATGAAAAGGCTGACGGGAAAACCAATGAGGTATTGGTTCCTGCGCACCTTCGCAATATCGCCGATGTTTCGGGTGCCGGAGATACGGTAATCAGCGTTGCCTCACTGTGTCGTGCACTCGGGGCGTCTTCGTGGCTCACAGCGGCGCTTTCAAATCTGGCCGGAGGCCTGGTATGCGAGTTTGTTGGTGTTGTGCCTGTGAACAGACAGCGGCTGATGACAGAGGCATTGGAATTACTGGCAGATTCCGGAAAGAAAACCGGCTGA
- a CDS encoding ATP-dependent DNA helicase: MIELDTRLMAGNILNELGHEPTEGQKTLVQLLSTFITEPQKPHRQPAFLLRGYAGTGKTSLVSALVRILPLAGLQSVLLAPTGRAAKVLASYSRKQALTIHRKIYKAISAEDGKLRMELSANPHKYSLFIVDEASMIPGPGGAGESGIYGHRDLLDDLITYVYSSEGCRLILIGDRAQLPPVGNEESPALDEDILNNQYHLDTVVYELHEVVRQSLESGILTNATRLRRQLTPEKPELPFFHLRGFEDIRMIDGASFEDALNSCYSRFGVENTAIITRSNKRANLFNNEVRARLLFRETELSAGDIIMITRNNYFWLPSGAKAGFIANGDMAEVRRIRHIGEMYGYRFADVSIKLVDYPEEEVIDVKLLLDSMNTNTPNMPQEEMQKLFDEILLDYTEITSEKARVEKVKSSQFYNAVQAKFAYALTCHKTQGGQWDAVFIDHGYLTAEMVDAGFVRWLYTALTRSTTEVYLVNFNEMFFEK; encoded by the coding sequence ATGATTGAATTGGATACACGGCTGATGGCCGGCAATATATTGAATGAACTGGGGCACGAGCCTACGGAAGGTCAGAAAACGCTGGTTCAGTTACTGAGTACCTTTATCACTGAGCCGCAAAAACCTCACCGGCAGCCCGCTTTTCTGCTTCGCGGTTACGCCGGTACCGGTAAAACTTCACTGGTGAGCGCGCTGGTGAGGATACTCCCCCTTGCCGGATTGCAATCCGTATTGCTGGCCCCCACCGGAAGGGCCGCCAAGGTGCTGGCTTCTTACTCAAGAAAGCAGGCGTTGACAATTCACCGGAAGATTTATAAAGCCATTTCTGCGGAGGATGGCAAACTGAGGATGGAACTTTCGGCCAATCCCCATAAATATTCGCTTTTTATTGTAGATGAGGCTTCGATGATTCCCGGACCGGGGGGAGCCGGGGAATCCGGCATCTATGGCCACCGCGACCTGCTCGACGACCTGATTACTTATGTATACAGCAGTGAGGGATGCCGACTTATCCTGATCGGCGACCGGGCGCAGTTACCTCCTGTCGGCAATGAAGAAAGCCCGGCATTGGATGAGGATATTCTGAATAATCAGTACCACCTGGATACTGTTGTTTATGAGTTGCATGAAGTCGTGCGTCAATCGCTGGAAAGCGGAATACTTACCAATGCCACCCGTCTGAGGCGGCAATTAACCCCTGAGAAACCGGAATTGCCGTTTTTTCACCTCCGGGGGTTTGAAGATATCCGGATGATTGACGGCGCTTCCTTCGAAGATGCCCTCAATTCATGCTACTCAAGGTTTGGGGTTGAAAACACGGCAATCATCACACGGTCGAACAAACGCGCCAACCTTTTTAACAATGAGGTGCGCGCACGGCTGCTTTTCAGGGAAACAGAACTCTCGGCCGGCGATATCATTATGATAACCCGGAATAATTATTTCTGGCTGCCTTCGGGAGCGAAAGCCGGGTTTATAGCCAATGGCGATATGGCGGAGGTGCGCAGAATAAGACATATCGGAGAAATGTACGGATACAGGTTCGCGGATGTGAGTATCAAGCTGGTTGATTATCCTGAAGAAGAGGTAATTGACGTGAAACTGCTGCTTGACTCCATGAACACGAATACGCCCAATATGCCCCAGGAGGAGATGCAGAAACTCTTTGATGAAATTCTTCTTGATTACACTGAGATTACATCTGAAAAAGCCAGGGTTGAAAAGGTGAAAAGCAGTCAGTTTTATAATGCCGTTCAGGCCAAGTTTGCCTATGCGCTTACCTGCCATAAAACCCAGGGCGGGCAGTGGGATGCCGTATTTATTGACCATGGCTATCTGACTGCAGAAATGGTGGACGCCGGTTTTGTCAGGTGGTTGTACACCGCGCTGACCCGCTCGACCACCGAAGTTTACCTGGTCAATTTCAATGAAATGTTTTTTGAAAAGTAG